In the genome of Zobellia nedashkovskayae, the window GGTCTACAGAATTAGCATCCGCTATCAGGCCTACTACAGGTTCGCCAACAGTAAAACTCACGGATATATCCGTATTGCTCATTACACCACCCACATTGCTAATAACACTGCGCTCTATTGACTGAGCGAAAGAAAATGTGGTGTTTAGGATTAGAAAAAAGAGGAGTAGTTTTTCTTTCATTTTCGTTTGTTTTACTATTAATGTTATTCTGAGCCTGAGGTTAACTCGGGTGCAGAATAATTATCTCCCTTTTTTAGTTTTCGAGAAGTCCGACGAGAATTTATGGTTTGCAAAAAGAAAAAGTAACACCACCTCAATACCCAGTAAGAATAGCGGATGAATAAAATTTACGAGTGAAAAAAGCGATTCAGAAAATATGCGTGAAGTATTGACCAGTAAGGCTGCAAGTAAAAGAAATGTAATTTTCATAGCTGTGGGTTTTGGGTTTTAGTATTGTTATCCACAAATGGGATACTAAAAGTTTATCGGATTCAATAAAGCCTTTTATAGTAATTGTTCTTAATCAGAAATACAGCATACTTATCTGTATATGATATTAGAAAGCTAAAACGAAGTATGTGTGAATTAATCAGTTCCATCTGTTTATTCTTTATATTAAAGACAAGACCTTGCGGCGAATAGGGGGAAACTGATTTGGGAAGATATACACCAGTTGATACATTGCTTCATTAAAATCAATGACAATATACCAGTAAGCGTTATTTTAATAAATTAAAATTGTACAACTGGAAGCTACTTATGTATAATCTGTTTAAAAAGGAAAATATAATGTATGCCTTACAGCTATTTTATATTGGGCTCTTTCACTCCCTTTTTACCACTCGTAATTGCGAATGTCCAGTTATCCGAAACCTTATACCCCTTCTTGATATTGGGGGATTTTATCCCACCATATATATCGCTTGCAAGAATACCCACTCCCACCAAAACAAATGAAACATTTTCCGAAAAGCCAGATAACAGGGCTGAGAAAAATAGACCAACTGTACCCATGTGGAAAAAATTAGCTTTAATCAAAATAGTAAGCGCTAAAGGGTTTTTTCTTATGATACTAATTTCGTTTAAGCCAATAATAACACCATTTACCTTGATGGTATTGTAATTTAGAATCCTGAATTTACCTTCGTATTTTTCACCCAGCTTAGTAACTAACTTTATTCTTCGGTGTTCTTTTAAAAGCACTTCTTTACTGAGGGTTTGATTTACAATACTCAATACTTTTTCTTGACAAAAACTATTTTGGCAGATTGAAACAAAGAGTAGCATTAGAACAAGTGTTTTCATTTCGTTTGTTAATTATTAAACTGGCATCCATCTTCTTATCCAACGGAAAGCCTATAGCTAAAGCTTGTTATTCTTGGATTCCGGCAAACCAAATTTCATACTTCTTTCCTAAAATAGGTGCCGGCCTTTCTTTGCCATTTAGTGCATTCATAAGTGACATTACCCACATATATAGCAATACAAAAATGCCGAGTATATTTATTATCCATCCTAAAATTGGTACCATACCAATAATTCCCAATGACAATCCTGTAAGACAAAGCCCTACTGACTGCCGAATATGGTAACTGGCAAATTCTTGTTTTTTATCGTTATTCATTACAAAAGCTACCACCAAACCAATAATGGTTATATAAGATAGTATTGCCATTGTCTTGTCATTTTCACTTGTTGCAGCAGTGGTTTGAGCTGCATCTAAGTTTGTATCTGTATTTTCCATTAGTATTTTGTTTTAACTGGTTAAAATTCGATTTTTATTCGGCCATATCGGTCAATTGCTCTAACTCAAGGTTATCCACCATATCCCAGGTTTCATCGGGAAGCATATCATTTGCATTTACGGTCACTAGAAAACGCTCTGCAAAAGCAAAAATTAACTGCGTATCATTGCTTTTCTTCTTATAAGTCTGTTGAGCCCTTATATCATTTACCTCAACGGTTTGCTGATGTTGGTATTCATCTTCAGTCTCCATTTCAAAATTACCCAACAGTCCATAACCACTGGCCATCATACTGCCAGTTGGCCCAGCGCCATCAATTATCATTATGGTCAGCTTCTTTTTACTATCGAGCATTTTAAACGTTCCTTCTACAGAATTTACTTGATACATGCCCGCTTGTCCTACTTTGAATCCGGTTCTTTCTAAATCTCCTAAATTAGGAGGTAACCAGTCTTTTAGTTGCTCATTGGTTAGCGGAGTAGCATCTTTAAGTTTTTCTATCCTACCCTCTACCTTTCTAGCTTCTTTTACAAAAGCGCTGACGTTTGATACCCCTTCCGTAGCTTTTGATAATTTTTCTTTGACCTCGCCCACGCAAGACTCAAAAACCATCAACACTGCTACAAGAACAATATACTTGCCTATATTTTTCATCTTTGAAAATTTTACGGTTTCTATAAATTGTTACAATCTTCTTGATCAATATCTGCTTTGGCTTCTTTTATCTCTTGGTCAATTTCTGCTCTACTAGCAGTAGGTATACAATCATAAATATCATCTAGGGCATCTAAGTAATTCTTGGCTGCACTCTTATAGTTCGTACAGCTTTCTACTGTTGGATTATCACTATATTCCTGTATGGCCGCTGTCCATGCAGTTAATTCATCTGTATACCCTTCTGCCCAATTTCCTCCAAAGCAGTTACCTGCAGGATTTAATGGATTGTCTTTACTACAGCTGTAGGTTAACATAACAGCCACACCGCAAACAGCTAAAAGAATTTGTCTCTTGAAATTTTTCATGATTCTAATTTTAATTTGTTAATCAATTATATTTTGTAGTGTTCTCTACGGGAAAATCCCTGATTCAACACTTTCTACAATAATTAATGTCCCAAACTAAAAAAGGTTAACATGCTGGTTGATTTTTCTAAAGATTAAAATTTTAGGAGTGGTAAAATTTCCTAAACCATAGCGCATAAAAAAAGCCAGAAAAATAATTTTCTGGCTTAGACAAACTTTAATACTGTATGATACCACCAAACCGTACGGTCCTTCTAATGTATCAAAATCGATTGGTACCAGAAAGGGTGCTGATTCAGGTAGTTCCCCCGAAACCTATAATCGGCAATCATCTCTTCAACAAGTTGAATAGATGACCCAAAATGGTGTCATTAGGCGGACTAAACACGTTCTATTTCATAACATGTTACCTAGAACCGTACCTTTTTGGATTGGCAGTTTCATAAAATTGTAAGATAGTTCCCCATATGTAGTTTTTTCTTATTGTTGGTTTGGTATTTTTATATGTATCTAAACTTGTACTATATTCAATATTGGTGATTACCAATTTGGGGGGTTGTAAAAATAAGCATTTTCTTAACACGGACTACCATAGACCACTATAAATATTGATTCTAACGTGATCATTCGTAGATCGTTATAAACATCACAAGTCTACACTAAAGTAACGATTAAACAGTTCCTCTATTGTAAGGTTAAACTTTCTTTTCTTTGAGCTTCAAACTTTCTACTAACGTATGCCATTCTGCCTTCTGTATTTTTAAAAGACAAATCTATACGCCCCCTTATCCATTGTTGATTGATTTCTTTAATATTTACAGAGCCTTTATATGTAAAATAGGGTTTCTCATCAAGATTGGTGATATTAATAAAACCGAATACGCCATTAAACTCGCTCAATAGACTATTTGAACTCTCCGCAACTTCATGTCTACCTATTACCGTATTTAAATCTTTTGTAGGTTTAGAAATTACCATGCCAAAAAGTTGCTTATTTTCCGTAACGTCAAAATCTGGTTTTAACTCAATACTTGTAAATGAGATACCGCTACTAGATACCATCGTACGTGATTCAAAAACTAAAGAGCGTTCTAAAATATTAGTTATACTATCTGCTATTCCCAAATTGTTTGATACATAAGTGTCCTCCAAAAGAAAAGAAGGTGACAACTTATGGTCTACTCCAGAATTCGAAAAAGAGAAAACCGAGAACACCAACCAAAACCCAGCTTTGGTTGCGTTACTGAAAAATTGAAATAGTAAACTATACATAGCTACTAGTTTTTATATTTCTTAATTGACTCTTGTTAGCTTAATTACCTATTTTCTGCAACCTGCTCCCCAACAACTAAATCATTATTCAATTCTTTAATCTCACTTGTATCGGTCAAAGCTGCCGCTACTAGAGTAACTACAAGTAATGCGAACATGAACAGACATTTTTTCATTGCTATTGTTATTTAGTTTTACCTTATTAGAATCCGTTATAAAAATCCTGGGGAAACATTAATAACCATCATACATTCATGAGGCTAATGTAATATTGAACATCCCGTGATTATCGTGGTTATGTATAAATGGTCTACTTTTCTGTATAAATGGCAACTACCTTGTTTTACAAGGCTTCACATGGGTTAAAAATGCTTATTTCAACGCAAATATCTTTTTAGAAAGTCTGATGTAAAGCCTTCAGAACCGTTTTTACCAATTTTTATACCAAACACACTTTAATTATATCCATCGATACATCTTTATAATCATAAAACATGCCATACCATTAATTTTGTTTACTTTACCTTAAAGTATTGTTCTATGATAGAAGCCGTAATCGTTGATGATGAAATCAAAGCCTTGCAAAGCCTTTCTTGGGAATTGACCAATTTTAGCGATGAAATAAAAGTGGAGGCTTCCTTTACCGACCCCTTTGAGGCATTGACCTATCTAGAAAAAAATACGCCAGATTGCCTTTTTCTGGATATTGAAATGCCAACGATGGATGGTTTTCAGTTTATTCAAAAATTGACAAATAAAAATTTTCCTGTAGTAATCACAACCGCTTATAATCAATATGCTATAAAAGCCTTAAAGAACGAGGCTATAGATTATCTTCTAAAACCTATTGATACGGATGACCTTAGAGAAACTATCGTAAAAATCAGGAAACATAATGCCAAAAATTTTACGGCAGAGCGATTGGAAAGGTTATTATTAAATTTCAACTCCAACGCAAAGCACAAAAAAATAACTTTTAATACAGATGGGAAGTTAGTTTTTCTAGATAGCGATGAAATTTTATATGCCGAGTCTGATGGAAATTATAGTACCATTTTTTTAGCCGATGGCCACAAGATTGTACTTACCAAAAAACTCAAAGAGGTAAATGAGCTCTTACCAGCAGATTCTTTTTTTAGAATTCACAATTCATATATTATCAACCTTACTAAAATAAAAGAGTTTTTGAAAACCGATGGATATGTTATCTTGGAATCCAATCATAAGATTCCCGTTTCCAGACAGAAAAAATCAGATTTTTTGGATATGCTCTAACCTAATTAATGAGTCCGAATCTCAAAAATAAAAAGTCCTACATCTTCAGACACCTAATCCTTTTGGGCAAATTGTTTATACTTTTATTTAGCTTTTTTTATCCAGCTAAAGTTAATGCCCAAACCATACCCGCATCTTTTAAAAAAACGGTTGACAGCCTTATAACTTTAGCTCCAACCAACTATTTAGATATCCACTCAGTGATGCGAAAATATAAGACGGACACCCTTCTTATGCGTTATTTCTCTGCGGCTTCGCTAAACAAAGAATACACTTCAGGTCAAATTTATTCTTATAACGAACTAGGCAGGGCTTACCGAAATAAATCTCAGTACGTACAAGCGGTTGAATTGCATAAAA includes:
- a CDS encoding DUF4870 domain-containing protein, whose amino-acid sequence is MENTDTNLDAAQTTAATSENDKTMAILSYITIIGLVVAFVMNNDKKQEFASYHIRQSVGLCLTGLSLGIIGMVPILGWIINILGIFVLLYMWVMSLMNALNGKERPAPILGKKYEIWFAGIQE
- a CDS encoding LytR/AlgR family response regulator transcription factor, coding for MIEAVIVDDEIKALQSLSWELTNFSDEIKVEASFTDPFEALTYLEKNTPDCLFLDIEMPTMDGFQFIQKLTNKNFPVVITTAYNQYAIKALKNEAIDYLLKPIDTDDLRETIVKIRKHNAKNFTAERLERLLLNFNSNAKHKKITFNTDGKLVFLDSDEILYAESDGNYSTIFLADGHKIVLTKKLKEVNELLPADSFFRIHNSYIINLTKIKEFLKTDGYVILESNHKIPVSRQKKSDFLDML